In Leptodactylus fuscus isolate aLepFus1 chromosome 2, aLepFus1.hap2, whole genome shotgun sequence, one genomic interval encodes:
- the OVCA2 gene encoding esterase OVCA2 isoform X2 yields MAARTAGSEAPTKVLRVLGLHGYWQNGLSFRERTGNLRQKLKKHAELVIISAPLTIPEPEEGDVQREDPRGWWFSDTEKKSFNATVETESCAGLEESLDTVAKAFSELGPFDGILGFSQGAAVVAMLCALKQQGDPRFQFDFAMLVAGFKSCASEHAHFYKEPITVPSLHVFGDTDRVIPKDMSQELAAHFVNPVLVTHPGGHYIPVCAEQKKLYFTFLDSFRK; encoded by the exons ATGGCGGCGCGCACGGCCGGCTCTGAGGCGCCTACTAAAGTCCTGCGGGTCCTCGGGCTGCATGGCTACTGGCAGAATGGACTCAGCTTTCGGGAGAGGACGGGCAACCTGAGGCAGAAGCTGAAGAAACACGCGGAGCTCGTCATCATCAGCGCCCCCCTGACTATCCCTGAGCCGG aagaaggagatgtTCAAAGAGAAGACCCCAGAGGCTGGTGGTTCTCTGACACTGAGAAGAAGAGCTTTAATGCCACGGTTGAAACTGAGTCTTGTGCAGGTTTAGAAGAATCCCTGGACACTGTGGCCAAGGCTTTTTCTGAACTTGGACCCTTTGATGGAATTTTAGGTTTTAGCCAAGGAGCTGCTGTTGTGGCCATGCTGTGCGCATTAAAGCAGCAAGGGGATCCCCGCTTCCAGTTTGACTTTGCAATGCTGGTTGCTGGTTTTAAAAGTTGTGCGTCTGAACATGCTCATTTCTACAAAGAACCCATCACTGTCCCATCACTTCATGTTTTTGGTGACACCGATCGCGTTATTCCAAAAGATATGAGCCAAGAACTAGCTGCCCATTTTGTAAACCCAGTTCTGGTTACACACCCAGGAGGGCACTACATCCCTGTGTGCGCTGAACAGAAGAAACTCTACTTTACTTTCTTGGATTCTTTCCGAAAATAA
- the OVCA2 gene encoding esterase OVCA2 isoform X1 has translation MAARTAGSEAPTKVLRVLGLHGYWQNGLSFRERTGNLRQKLKKHAELVIISAPLTIPEPEEEGDVQREDPRGWWFSDTEKKSFNATVETESCAGLEESLDTVAKAFSELGPFDGILGFSQGAAVVAMLCALKQQGDPRFQFDFAMLVAGFKSCASEHAHFYKEPITVPSLHVFGDTDRVIPKDMSQELAAHFVNPVLVTHPGGHYIPVCAEQKKLYFTFLDSFRK, from the exons ATGGCGGCGCGCACGGCCGGCTCTGAGGCGCCTACTAAAGTCCTGCGGGTCCTCGGGCTGCATGGCTACTGGCAGAATGGACTCAGCTTTCGGGAGAGGACGGGCAACCTGAGGCAGAAGCTGAAGAAACACGCGGAGCTCGTCATCATCAGCGCCCCCCTGACTATCCCTGAGCCGG aagaagaaggagatgtTCAAAGAGAAGACCCCAGAGGCTGGTGGTTCTCTGACACTGAGAAGAAGAGCTTTAATGCCACGGTTGAAACTGAGTCTTGTGCAGGTTTAGAAGAATCCCTGGACACTGTGGCCAAGGCTTTTTCTGAACTTGGACCCTTTGATGGAATTTTAGGTTTTAGCCAAGGAGCTGCTGTTGTGGCCATGCTGTGCGCATTAAAGCAGCAAGGGGATCCCCGCTTCCAGTTTGACTTTGCAATGCTGGTTGCTGGTTTTAAAAGTTGTGCGTCTGAACATGCTCATTTCTACAAAGAACCCATCACTGTCCCATCACTTCATGTTTTTGGTGACACCGATCGCGTTATTCCAAAAGATATGAGCCAAGAACTAGCTGCCCATTTTGTAAACCCAGTTCTGGTTACACACCCAGGAGGGCACTACATCCCTGTGTGCGCTGAACAGAAGAAACTCTACTTTACTTTCTTGGATTCTTTCCGAAAATAA